The genomic segment agattgggtgtcatacttaatcactgaatcactctcacctctccagaaaatcgactttggccttaggtgtatgtttaaggtcattgtaatcatggaaagcaacacaatgaaaatcaatggagttcaatgagagatggtgacatattcgctattcgtagagcaatacatgtttaacttcatgatttaatcaatgacaaaagccctcaaacacctgtggcatgcatgcagctcctcataagcgctgtatctgtaccatgtttcactttatgcaccatttctcttttttcatattctccatctccaacaccatatagttctgatgctatcagttctaaaatggttgatcttgggatcttgatttcagagtatgagtcccattagccttcatttttgtcagaattaggcctggcatactcttggctggcttttttgagacaggacagtgggagagacttctttggtgttaaaggtgaagaatttggaaaaaaaatacatggtgcctaaagtcaaacatgggagggatacagctcttatatggagctgcatgcatgctgctggtgtgtgagggcttttatcattgattacatcatgaagttaaaaatgtattgctctacgaatagcaaatatgtcaccatctctcattgaactccattgattttcattgtgttgctttccatgattacaatgaccctaaacatacacctaaggccaaagttgattttctggagaggtgtgagtgaaccagtgattaagtatgacacccgatctgcgtatttgaagtgttttgacttatctgctcattttcacattatgttcgataggctacaaaacttttgtcttgtcaaaatctgccctgtctgtgttcattaaagggtcaatctttctttggtgcatgaaatttatttttgtacatacattttcattcgagagggttgtagctttcatatgagtgacttctgaagccaagtgattaattgaaagtcaggttattagctgttattccaaacagatgggtatgcgacaactcttttggaggcaagggtagtagaatagtagcatacatttctaatttggtgccttcttggctgagaaaaggcagaaaatgactttgtagtgcttgtggatttgtgacaacaatccccataatgcattgcaatgctcaagttccacaggcagctctgccagtgactaagcccatacgactttgttgctgtcgaccaacgttgacggaagcacgtgagcgagaacttgttgtcacgatgtgggtgttattaaatacaacgcatttaaagtcggccacaaatatgaacgagacgatgagctcgcacaggtttgctctactaacacaccacgtgtgaggagtggggggacaggcagtgaggaggagctgaagtggggacctgcgcaaacttgtgtagaggtgtgagacaagacccatatacacacgtgagtgagttgttgaccaaccagttcatgggcgcgtgacctcggaggcagtccgccgacgagcgttgaaggggataagcaactgcagaggttgcaagatctgactgcagccgcattcatcccgcgatagttttacaccatgtgacatgtcacctcgtcaacgcaacgtcgacgaaatttcgaagtttgacaggaaatctaaccgtcatgcagcattttccatccagggtgcattgctgtctaaatgcgcatgcatgcgttgacacatatcgaatgcacctactgacttactggagcctcaatgccagtgatttcaaaagcactggcacactgatctgtgataggtctgttagtgcattaggtccaaccccctatggggttgaaagggtggggaaagggcttgtagtctcaacagaaatccacctcttttacacttcctcctacaatgatgcaaaattacgatttttacatcattgtaggaggaagtgttaggaggtgaatacggatttctcctgtctcagggggaattgagagagtgttgcacgaccattcaaaagtatgactgggtgtctggcaatggaaagcctaatgcaaatgggtggagtgtccctttaagtgtatgAACATCAGCCTGCTCCCTGGCTCTCATTGTATTGGCCCTGACCTGTTCCTTACCATTTGCCTTTTCCAActtcatctgctgctgctgctgcacatatTTGAGATTCTCTGCGTGGGCCGGCTGTTGTGCGTTCCTCGCCGTCACCATCTGCACCTTGGCCTGCTCCCTGCTGCCCCTCGCCTCCTCTTTAGCCTCCTTATCCATGTCTTTGGTCGCCTTAGTCGGCTGTGCAGGCATAACATTCTGAATCTGATAGGGATTCTGATTCTGATGATTCCGATTTTGATTCTGATGAAGCTTCTGAGTCTCCACCTTGCCCTGATGAAGATCCCTATTCTGATTCTGATGTTGATTCTGAGTCTTCACCTTTTCCTGCTCCTCATTCCTCTGTGGTGTATCTGCTGAGGCCTGCTTGGTACCTCCTTGGCCACTGAACAGATTGGCACTTCCTTGCCCCCTGGTGGAATTGGTACCTTCCTGGCCCCTGGAGGGATTGGCGCTTCCTTGCCCCCTGGAGGGATTGATGCCTCCTTGGCCACAGGAGAGATCGATGCCTCCTTGGCCACTGAAGCGATTGATGCCACCTTGAACAGTGGGGGAATTGGTACCTCTTTGGCCACTGAACAGATTGGTGCTACCTTGGCCCCTGGTGGGATTGGTACCTTCCTGGCCACTGGTGGAATTGGTGCTTCCTTGGCCACTGGTTGGATTGGTTCCTCCTTGGCCAGTGGGGGAATTGGTGCTTCTGTGAACTGCCAGCCCTTCTGTGTCCATTCTAGAGTTCAGCTTCCTCTCATGCTGCTCTGCTGCTGATCTGGTGCAGTTCTggctctgattctgattctgatagTGATGGACTCCTGTCCCTGCACTGGCCGCCGGAGCAGACACCACAACAGTGATGACATGGTTCCTCTTCTGCTGGGAACTTGCGATTGAGCCAGAAGGTGTACAAGCAGATGGTGGCACCTGTGCAGTGCTGGGGGTTTGATGAATCCCACCGCCACTGTTAGCACCACGAGACTTAAACGGCCGAGGTTTCTTGCCTTCGACATTGGCTTGAATGGCAGGGTGAAAGAGTTCTCGGGATAGGTTCCTTGTCACTGGATGCAGGTTGTTGTTCAATTGTTTTGCATTTTCAGTGTCCTCCTTGTGCTTACCATTCTTGTGGATGGGATGAGTATTGTTGTCTTCAGTCCTTTGTTGCTCCAGTGTTTGTTGCACTACATGATTCTGCATGAACTTGTGCATGTCTGTCAGCTCATCTGTGCTTTTATCGCTCTTGCTCTCACTTTGCCTTTCAAACTGTTTGTGCATTTTTGTTCTTGCAGTCTGGCATTCCACCATCTCTGTTTTCATTCTGTTTGTCCGCATTTCTTAGGGGGCACCTCTCACTTGTGTCTTCTTTTCTGCTTGCTTTCTCCTTGGCCTGATTGCTTTGGGTGATCTCTCTTGATATTGTTTGTTCCCTGTTTGCTTCCTTTAAGTGCGGACTTCCTGAGCCAGTCTCCTTGTCCACTGTTTGTGCTGGGTTCGCTCTCTGCTTGTCTGTGCTTCTGAGGCCAGTCTTACCTGTAGCTGGTTCTTTTTCTTTCGCTTACAGTTTGTTAAAAGTTTTCTGGCTAGTCTGCCTTGCTAACAGCTGTTCCTCACATTCTGCCTCAGAGTCTGAGTTCTCTGAAGTAAGGCTTACTGGTAACTCTTTCTTTTGCATTTGATTTCTGCTTGTCTGCGTTTCTCTGGCTAATGAGCTTTGGCAATGGCTGTTTTTCACACTCTGCCTCTGAATCTAAGCTATCCGAACCGTCTGTCAAACGTTCACTCTCCGTACAGCCAGAGCCAGTCTTCTTTGCCACCAGTTGTGCTGGGTTTGCCTTCTGTTTGTTGGTGTTTCTGGGGCAGGTTTTACCAATAACAGTTTATTTTTTGTCGTCTGCTTTCTGCTTTTTCAAATGTATCTGGCTAGACTTCCTTGCTAAcaagagagattccctgcgcaaaatAAGGACTTAAAAAAAATGCCTGTTTCACTCAGCGTtccttccccacgagaggagagtggtgcggtgtagcgtttatcagttgaggcAGTAGCAAGAGTAGATATAAGGGATATTTTCTGAACAATAACTAAGGAAGCGCAGTGGAAAGTTTCctatgagaggagagcagactgacgaggtgcctgttttgattaagttaatggcgaggcgaggcatttagaatttcGGCAAGATGCACAGGGATATTTTTTAATCTAGTGAGATCTGTAAAtctgtaggaatcatgccaactgcagcataatctagtgggcaagaAGTCAGACGCGCCTATATCGGACGTGTAGAACATTGGggtgactgacttgacaaccaaatgcgatagaattaacgactggctcttgacttgacaaccgaatgcgatagaactaacgacgatGTCTTGGCCCTAGCAATCTTaaatttagaattagtaacggcagttcgccagaaagttatgaaaagaagcttcttgtaGCGGAAGGAAGTACTTCTACAGAAAATCTTTGTTTCAGCCATTAAAGCCTCGAAATAATGCCTAAAATAACTTTCAGACAGTGtagcaaccgtggtataagcagGATAATTGCCTTTACCACCTAGgtatgcattatttttcctgttagacGCACACCGTGTTGTCAATTATCCCttatgtgtatgtaggcctagtgtaggcacCTGTAGTCAATGCAactcaatggagaacacgccctcCTCTGTCAAAAACCGGCTAAGCCCccgacatttgggcttacattgcccacggggaccccggttcgagtgcAGCTGGGGTCATTTTCGGACCCTGCCCCGTCTGTCTCTCCCAGTCATTAAGGGCGTTCTTGACGGCGTCTTTTCGACGAGGTTGaacatttgctaggcagcgagcatgctcagtgtgtccgcgtgaagcctcctggttagaatttgccgttcacgacgcagttgaagggagtgacctctgcgcggcagtcttgtcacatggcgttgaaccatcgcgggaacaaaggttttgtcaagcagccacgcagtaacaaaaacctacttcgctgggcagaagacctcctccatgatgtgaggaatctgccgtgattggtgttcatagctcatgtgattcatgtgtgtgtagttgaacatgcttcattttctacatgctgaaatgcatttcatgctcaaatgcagcatactcagagtggtatcatccatgtatggtcgcacaacccacttacaacagtaaaaatgagaaacaaaccaccctgtcgtcagatgctccatcttcgccacgttaggagtgtatgccgtaggttacaaaactaGTACTATTCCGCGGGCCGCCGGCTCggcggttagagtagtggttgcgcgcctgacttccaatcgtgaggtccccggttcgaaattgcatcgaaacacaggaagtcttagttgctgatggttaatgtggaaacagacccgttgcgagagactaatcttgtcttttatgtatgaaagtgcacgaaacagagtggcctttatggttggcgcgccatggtaaagctacatattgaacacctgggttcaatcctcgcaggatgggttggcgctgttaagtaattttaaaacggtcctatctgaatgacgactttggtcccaaaacacaaaatgaatagcctaaagtgagtactaattaactgaattattacatggaagtgaagccaaatcatcacaaatgtatctaagacttgtaccatgattcactgagtggtaacctgtatctctaccacaagaccacccgatttctctccgagacgcagagagagtctcgcatttcacaagcatgtgccgacgatggtaagcgcgtcatggaattagcgccatgattatttaattccatgagagggcgccctggtacacccactgtcaaaataggtagatccacccacagacctatagatccaccttctttgccgctgttgaaatctcgtcgtcctgatgtgtccagctcggttgcgacgcagttatcccctcctttttatgaccaagcaaatcacgttttgatcaaatcttttgctgcgtggttgcaaacgagcctattacctgtctgctctcacactgtctgtcctataataataaaggccaaaaaaaaccccaaaatacttAAAAAGCTATTGTcctgtgtgttgatggacatttttacattattaagccattttttgacaaagGTGAGcctttcatttccatttctcatgtCTACCTCTAAAGAATGGCTGCCAcggattgccgtgaaaaggggggcggggtcacctctagtctaataaTACTCTATGGGCTACCACCTTGGTCTttaccaaggagagtagagacaggagggctaactgacgtcataacagcgtagtacgaaattatggcgaggggagtacggacattttattcttcttctgcggtcagtattggaagcatcagggaagcatgcaatgccacttccgcgagggtcagagtgtggaacaggtcataggacagcgtgaatgtttgtcagctgtccttaattacacccagcaattactgctgaccaacaactgcagttaatttggccacaaattatccatcatggtgtcgcccccactgaccacgcgcaagggagtacggaaattgtatccatcgcacccactgaccaatgaccatgcgcaagggagttaattttccatccactcgtgtcctcaggcaacgcccccgtactacaccgtggccaatgcatttccccccgagagattgttcttctgttgagtttctttggtagcctactcactttttcaccagcataatttcacaaaaatggaaaaatatgtcatttaagttatactgTTGAACTTCCTTTTCTGTTGTAAACTCAACAGATGTTGTTTTAAACTTAATCTatatcattttggaaataacttgtgttcCTCTTGAAATCAGGGCTTGAAAACAAAATTATGTTTCAATCATTCCGTTCTGAACGGTTCAGGTGTTCTTGGGCCCCGCCACCAACATTTcattcctgaaccggttcggaacgtaAAATAGCATTCATTGATATTGTTCTGGAAGTATTTGTCGGGCATATCAAGTCTATTTTTGTTTGGGCAGcgaaccgttattaaccggttttgtggatttcagaagaacgtttctgttccggaacagttgaagaccattttgttttctgttcctcgTAAAATTCcattcgttttcggttttcgttcctgGTTCGGAGCCCTGGTTGAAATAGCCTATTggtcaaaatgttacttttcaacagggatGTGCTCATTATGATAGATATAGATGTAGATAGATATGACAGACCAACATCATATATTCCTTTAATTTCTTAATTAATCCCTGTGACAGAATCTGTATGACAAAAAGTCATGAAGTCAAGCTTTCATTCAAAACATTTTATTCAAACTTCTTCCCAATACAATTGAATGGCATTTTAGTACCAAGAATCCATGATACGCCTCATGCTCATGAATCTCATGTTGTGGTATCCCATGTTCTGGAAGTTTCTGTACTCTCCAGGAGGGAAGTACCACATCTTGCCTCTGTACTGGGGCTGCTCATACATGAGCCAGTGGCCATCCATCACATGGCAAGACATGCACTGGTTCATACGGTAGCGATCCATGATGGAGTTACAGTCATCCATACACTCGTGCATCTGACCACCGAAGTTCTCCCTCTCGTAGATTCTCATTCTGTAGTTTCCTCTGTACTGTAAGTACAAGTACATGCAGACATGATTAGAAAGGAATCCCACACTCATAATAGCAGTTTTGCTTCATAATCATAAGTgttattaaaaaatgttttatacTCAACACAAATTTCAAAAGTCAAGCATAAGTCAGAGAAACAATTTCATAAAATGTACTCCTACAGTATTAGCCATGTATTTACCATGGGGATGAAGCGGCAGGATCTGATGGAGTTGTTCCAACCCCACATGCTCATGTAGTCAGGGTACTCGCCCCTCCTCATGAAGTACTGGTTTCCCATGTAGTTGGGCTGGTCGTACATCATCCAGCAACCAGTGTGCACCCTGAAGGAGCCGCAGCGGCTGAGATGGGAGGAGAAATCAGCATAGTCTCCATTGCAGTCCCAGGAACGGCCCCCATAGTTCCTCTCCTCGTAGAAGGTCACCTACAGAAACAATCatctttttgttattattcagaCCAGAGTCGTTGACAATGAATTGCCCTAATCTACGTCATTGTTGACATTGGTGttttgaaaaatgagaaaaggttgtaCCATTAATAGATTCTATATAATAAAGaatctatgcatggtgcgacattttctcatttctcagttttacaatattttggtcaacactctcaaaagaagaaaaacttgttcggtgaagcctgctccaatctTTATGGCATTGGTGTTTTACAATTGACAAAGAAATTAAAACTTGTCAAGCTATCGAATAAGGCATAGTACTATACAAGATAGCATAGACGAGCCATTTACCTATGTAATTTCATACTGCTTCAATGATTTGAAGTCATGTAAATGATTTGATCATACAGAGAAATGGAAGTAGTCTTATCTGGAAACCTTAGTCTGTATGAACTTGTTACTTTTGCAAAGCAATTGTGTATTCATTTTAAAGTGTCCTTTAAAATATTGTACCttcaggtaggcctataatttcacTTTTACAAAAGGTCTGTCTCATAACCATTT from the Engraulis encrasicolus isolate BLACKSEA-1 chromosome 14, IST_EnEncr_1.0, whole genome shotgun sequence genome contains:
- the LOC134462246 gene encoding gamma-crystallin M2-like; translated protein: MMGRVTFYEERNYGGRSWDCNGDYADFSSHLSRCGSFRVHTGCWMMYDQPNYMGNQYFMRRGEYPDYMSMWGWNNSIRSCRFIPMYRGNYRMRIYERENFGGQMHECMDDCNSIMDRYRMNQCMSCHVMDGHWLMYEQPQYRGKMWYFPPGEYRNFQNMGYHNMRFMSMRRIMDSWY